A stretch of Halocalculus aciditolerans DNA encodes these proteins:
- the nucS gene encoding endonuclease NucS: MGSDRLTDPEPAAAVDLVGDAFRDNAMFTIEADCEVEYDGRTSGYLGPGERLLVGKGDGTFLVHQPTGHKPVNWMPGGGTISASVSDGDLVVVARRVNPRERVEVRATDVHGITRFDAHDAAEYRESGTEAEMHQYIEAHPDELETGLRIVEHERETKYGFIDFFATDADGTPVVVEVKRVQATLNHFDQLKRYVSLYEETNSEVRGMLVAPAASDRVKRALRDADLEFVRLAEFETEAAPTKATLSDF, translated from the coding sequence ATGGGGAGCGACCGCCTAACCGACCCGGAGCCCGCGGCCGCCGTCGACCTCGTCGGCGACGCCTTCCGGGACAACGCGATGTTCACGATCGAGGCCGACTGCGAGGTCGAGTACGACGGCCGGACGAGCGGCTACCTCGGCCCCGGCGAACGCCTCCTCGTCGGGAAGGGCGACGGCACCTTCCTCGTCCACCAGCCCACCGGCCACAAGCCCGTGAACTGGATGCCGGGCGGCGGCACCATCTCCGCCAGCGTCTCCGACGGCGACCTGGTCGTCGTCGCGCGCCGCGTCAACCCCCGCGAGCGCGTCGAAGTCCGCGCTACCGACGTCCACGGCATCACGCGCTTCGACGCCCACGACGCCGCCGAATACCGAGAGTCCGGAACTGAGGCCGAGATGCACCAGTACATCGAAGCCCACCCCGACGAACTCGAAACCGGTCTCCGCATCGTCGAACACGAACGCGAGACGAAGTACGGCTTCATCGACTTCTTCGCCACCGACGCCGACGGAACGCCCGTCGTCGTCGAAGTGAAACGCGTCCAGGCCACCCTGAACCACTTCGACCAGCTGAAACGCTACGTCTCCCTCTACGAGGAGACGAACAGCGAGGTGCGTGGAATGCTCGTCGCGCCCGCCGCGTCCGACCGAGTGAAACGCGCGCTCCGCGACGCCGACCTCGAATTCGTCCGCCTCGCCGAATTCGAAACCGAAGCCGCCCCCACAAAGGCCACCCTCAGCGACTTCTAA
- a CDS encoding ATP-binding protein, with protein MSQPLGVSADALTDLVFTVDGDGRLVDWNDATATVTGYDADALAARHATDLVADTDGDVAAALDRRRGAVETTLRTAEGEHLPYEFRIDPAGDAAAAVVVGRDASGRPSRDVFDRMTDAFLIVDRHWRITYANDLAASLLDTVEADDTDVEGSHLFDDVPSLEGTVFGRRYREAMETQEPAAFEEFYEPLDAWFDVRVYPTDSGISIYVRDVTDRHEQRDAIENRERVLREMYEIISSRDRSFTEQVEALLALGRDELDVSYGTLSRIDGEDYHFEVVDGAGDLVEAGDVVSLSATNCERTASTQRTLVIGDLPRDAPDLVERAGYTQMNIACYLGAPIFVGDDVYGTFCFYDTQPRTESFSDWEVTLVDLMSRWVSYGIEREQTSERLARQNERLDRFASVLSHDIRNPLNIAIGNVELARETGDDDALESARSALDRIETLVDDLLSLSRAGVSVDDLEPVRLDAAARRAWEHVDTRNATLTVETDRAIVVDESRLTQLLENLFRNSVEHGSPGPPSQARGDAVEHGSTGSRSRAHENSVEHGGSDVTVTVGDLDGGPDDEREHVGTSPSDDPARTDTSSSGDPTRTGFYVADDGPGIPEGERDQVFERGFTTADDGTGFGLAIVEEVAAAHDWTVTVTESESGGARFEFANVEWAAASE; from the coding sequence ATGAGCCAGCCACTCGGAGTGTCCGCGGACGCCCTCACCGACCTCGTGTTCACCGTCGACGGCGACGGCCGCCTCGTCGACTGGAACGACGCGACAGCCACCGTCACCGGCTACGACGCGGACGCGCTCGCGGCGCGACACGCCACCGACCTCGTCGCCGACACCGACGGCGACGTCGCCGCGGCGCTCGACCGACGCCGCGGTGCCGTCGAAACGACGCTCCGGACCGCCGAGGGCGAACACCTCCCCTACGAGTTCCGAATCGACCCCGCCGGTGACGCCGCGGCCGCGGTCGTCGTCGGCCGCGACGCGAGCGGCCGGCCGAGCCGCGACGTCTTCGACCGCATGACGGACGCCTTCCTCATCGTCGACCGACACTGGCGGATCACCTACGCGAACGACCTCGCGGCGTCGCTCCTCGACACCGTCGAAGCCGACGACACGGACGTCGAGGGGAGCCACCTCTTCGACGACGTCCCGAGCCTCGAAGGCACCGTCTTCGGGCGTCGCTACCGCGAAGCCATGGAGACGCAGGAACCCGCCGCCTTCGAGGAGTTCTACGAACCGCTCGACGCCTGGTTCGACGTCCGCGTCTACCCCACCGACTCCGGAATCTCCATCTACGTACGGGACGTCACGGACCGCCACGAGCAACGCGACGCCATCGAGAACCGAGAACGCGTCCTCCGCGAGATGTACGAGATAATCTCCTCTCGCGACCGCTCGTTCACCGAACAGGTCGAAGCCCTGCTGGCGCTCGGCCGCGACGAACTCGACGTCTCCTACGGGACGCTCTCGCGTATCGACGGCGAAGACTACCACTTCGAAGTCGTCGACGGCGCGGGCGACCTCGTCGAAGCCGGGGACGTCGTTTCGCTCTCCGCGACGAACTGTGAGCGCACCGCGAGCACACAACGCACCCTCGTCATCGGCGACCTCCCCCGGGACGCTCCCGACCTCGTCGAGCGCGCCGGCTACACGCAGATGAACATCGCGTGCTATCTCGGCGCGCCGATTTTCGTCGGCGACGACGTCTACGGGACGTTCTGCTTCTACGACACGCAGCCCCGGACCGAATCGTTCTCCGACTGGGAGGTGACGCTCGTCGACCTGATGAGCCGCTGGGTCAGCTACGGCATCGAGCGCGAGCAGACCAGCGAACGCCTGGCGCGCCAGAACGAACGCCTCGACCGGTTCGCGTCCGTCCTCTCACACGACATCCGGAACCCGCTGAACATCGCTATCGGGAACGTCGAACTCGCCCGCGAGACCGGTGACGACGACGCGCTCGAGAGCGCGCGGAGCGCCCTCGACCGCATCGAGACGCTCGTCGACGACCTCCTCTCGCTCTCCCGCGCCGGCGTCTCCGTCGACGACCTCGAACCCGTCCGACTCGACGCCGCCGCCCGCCGCGCCTGGGAACACGTCGACACGCGAAACGCCACGCTCACCGTCGAAACCGACCGCGCCATCGTCGTCGACGAATCCCGGCTCACACAGCTCCTCGAGAACCTCTTCCGGAACTCGGTCGAACACGGTTCTCCCGGCCCTCCCTCGCAGGCTCGCGGGGACGCCGTGGAGCATGGCTCCACCGGCTCTCGTTCGCGGGCTCACGAGAACTCGGTCGAACACGGCGGCAGCGACGTCACGGTGACCGTCGGCGACCTCGACGGAGGGCCCGACGACGAACGCGAACACGTGGGTACCTCGCCGTCTGACGATCCGGCTCGTACCGATACCTCGTCGTCTGGCGACCCGACTCGTACCGGGTTCTATGTCGCTGACGACGGCCCCGGCATCCCGGAGGGAGAACGCGATCAGGTCTTCGAACGCGGGTTCACGACGGCGGACGACGGCACGGGGTTCGGTCTCGCCATCGTGGAGGAGGTCGCGGCCGCACACGACTGGACCGTCACCGTCACCGAGAGCGAATCCGGCGGCGCGCGCTTCGAGTTCGCGAACGTCGAGTGGGCGGCAGCATCCGAGTGA
- a CDS encoding preprotein translocase subunit SecD translates to MNVRQNWRVVALCILIVLSGVALFVPGAAPIGGGTGDSTGNATASGPTNLNYGLQLDGGTRIRAPVEGLTAEGVNVTVDDQTAIEQGVAANLGVETVDVQARPALGTVEVHSGNVTEAAFRQAVEAEGLQPETVRPGVTAPTRETIVNTIQSKLDATGFGGTSVTQVQSGDRHYVVIEVPGANTTRVRSIVENRGVVRMVAHYPQDGSQTNTTVLSQGDFTNIGTPQTNQNGRPYVRVVLTEQSAERFTDDMKQYGFTTEEGTSSGPGDPACTFGVGNDTDYCLLTVLDGNVVYSASVDEDLGRSFANGDFVKNPEFIITANNMSEARQLQINLRAGALPATLDLDQGDVLYVAPSRASSFKPLSLVTGLFAALAVSVVIFLRYGRKEIALPMLATALSEVFILLGFSASTGLALNLSHIAGFIAVIGTGVDDLVIIADEVMAEKVSSARIFQSRFRKALWIIGGAAATTIIAMSPLAVLSLGDLRGFAIVTIVGVLIGVFLTRPAYGDILRYLLTDEEQ, encoded by the coding sequence ATGAACGTCCGTCAGAACTGGCGGGTCGTCGCGCTCTGCATCCTCATCGTCTTGAGCGGCGTCGCGCTCTTCGTCCCGGGGGCCGCCCCCATCGGCGGCGGCACGGGAGATTCGACCGGGAACGCGACCGCGTCGGGGCCGACGAACCTCAACTACGGCCTCCAGCTCGACGGCGGGACGCGCATCCGCGCGCCCGTCGAAGGCCTCACGGCCGAAGGCGTGAACGTCACCGTCGACGACCAGACGGCCATCGAGCAGGGCGTCGCGGCGAACCTCGGCGTCGAGACCGTCGACGTGCAGGCGCGCCCCGCTCTCGGCACGGTCGAGGTGCACAGCGGGAACGTGACGGAGGCGGCCTTCCGGCAGGCGGTCGAAGCCGAGGGCCTCCAGCCGGAGACGGTTCGTCCCGGCGTGACCGCGCCGACGCGCGAGACCATCGTGAACACCATCCAGTCGAAGCTCGACGCGACCGGGTTCGGCGGAACGAGCGTGACGCAGGTCCAGTCCGGCGACCGCCACTACGTCGTCATCGAAGTGCCGGGCGCGAACACGACGCGCGTCCGCAGCATCGTGGAGAACCGCGGTGTCGTCCGGATGGTCGCACACTACCCGCAGGACGGGAGTCAGACGAACACGACCGTCCTGAGTCAGGGTGACTTCACGAACATCGGGACGCCGCAGACGAATCAGAACGGCCGACCGTACGTCCGGGTCGTGCTCACCGAGCAGTCCGCAGAGCGGTTCACCGACGACATGAAGCAGTACGGCTTCACGACCGAGGAGGGGACGTCTTCGGGCCCGGGCGACCCGGCCTGTACGTTCGGCGTGGGGAACGACACCGACTACTGTCTCCTCACCGTCCTCGACGGGAACGTCGTCTACTCGGCGAGCGTGGACGAGGACCTCGGGCGGTCCTTCGCGAACGGCGACTTCGTGAAGAACCCCGAGTTCATCATCACGGCGAATAACATGAGCGAGGCGCGCCAGCTCCAGATCAACCTCCGCGCGGGCGCGCTCCCCGCGACGCTCGACCTCGACCAGGGTGACGTGCTCTACGTCGCGCCGAGCCGGGCGTCCTCCTTCAAGCCGCTCTCACTCGTCACGGGGCTGTTCGCGGCGCTCGCCGTGAGCGTCGTCATCTTCCTCCGGTACGGCCGGAAGGAGATCGCGCTCCCGATGCTCGCGACGGCGCTGAGCGAGGTCTTCATCCTCCTCGGGTTCTCCGCGAGCACGGGCCTCGCGCTCAACCTCTCACACATCGCCGGGTTCATCGCCGTCATCGGGACGGGGGTGGACGACCTGGTCATCATCGCCGACGAAGTGATGGCGGAGAAGGTGTCGTCCGCCCGCATCTTCCAGAGTCGCTTCCGGAAGGCGCTCTGGATCATCGGCGGCGCGGCGGCGACGACCATCATCGCGATGAGCCCGCTCGCCGTGCTCTCGCTCGGCGACCTCCGCGGGTTCGCCATCGTCACCATCGTCGGCGTCCTCATCGGGGTCTTCCTCACCCGCCCGGCCTACGGTGACATCCTCCGCTACCTCCTCACGGACGAGGAGCAGTAG
- a CDS encoding tRNA pseudouridine(54/55) synthase Pus10, with translation MSLLEDARGVLAEAPVCDACVGRCFAERSFGLTNAARGRALRTAVALDDDEPYEPVDASECWVCEGLSGRFDAWSERIADALVDVEFATYQVGTQTPPLVEENEVLLREAAGLDEDAGELFKSECNREVGKRVGRLTETEVDFGRPDVLVVLDAETDDLDVQINPAFVYGRYRKLSREIPQTEWPCRECGGSGTRAGEPCIHCDGSGYMYPESVEQLTTPPVREAMQGDEAKFHGAGREDIDALMLGTGRPFVIEVKHPRKRFPDVEALEGEINAFAGEKVEVEGLRLATYDMVERVKELDASKTYRARVEFDEPVDDAALQEALDELRGATVHQDTPERVDHRRAAKTRTREVYDISGELTDETHATIEVHGEGGLYIKELVSSDNGRTEPSVSGLVGVHGYVTELDVVSVEGEDEAFEDPAFFLDE, from the coding sequence ATGAGTCTCTTGGAGGACGCGCGCGGCGTGCTGGCGGAAGCCCCCGTCTGTGACGCCTGCGTCGGGCGGTGTTTCGCGGAGCGGAGTTTCGGGCTCACGAACGCGGCGCGCGGGCGCGCGCTCCGGACGGCGGTCGCGCTCGACGACGACGAGCCCTACGAGCCAGTGGACGCGAGCGAGTGCTGGGTCTGCGAGGGGTTGAGCGGGCGGTTCGACGCGTGGAGCGAGCGGATCGCGGACGCCCTCGTCGACGTCGAGTTCGCCACCTACCAGGTGGGGACGCAGACCCCGCCGCTCGTCGAGGAGAACGAAGTCCTCCTGCGCGAGGCCGCGGGCCTCGACGAGGACGCCGGCGAGCTGTTCAAATCCGAGTGCAACAGAGAAGTGGGGAAGCGCGTCGGCCGGCTGACGGAGACGGAGGTGGACTTCGGTCGGCCGGACGTCCTCGTCGTCCTCGACGCCGAAACCGACGATTTAGATGTTCAGATTAATCCGGCGTTCGTCTACGGCCGGTATCGAAAGCTGAGCCGGGAGATTCCGCAGACGGAGTGGCCGTGCCGGGAGTGTGGGGGTTCCGGGACTCGCGCGGGCGAGCCGTGCATCCACTGCGACGGCTCGGGCTACATGTACCCCGAGTCGGTCGAGCAGCTCACCACGCCACCCGTCCGGGAGGCGATGCAGGGCGACGAGGCGAAATTCCACGGCGCGGGGCGAGAGGACATCGACGCGCTCATGCTGGGGACGGGCCGGCCGTTCGTCATCGAGGTGAAACACCCCCGGAAGCGCTTCCCGGACGTCGAAGCCTTAGAGGGCGAGATAAACGCGTTCGCGGGCGAGAAAGTCGAAGTCGAAGGCCTCCGCCTGGCGACCTACGACATGGTGGAGCGCGTGAAGGAACTCGACGCGTCGAAGACCTACCGCGCGCGCGTCGAGTTCGACGAACCCGTGGACGACGCGGCCCTTCAGGAAGCGCTCGACGAACTCCGCGGCGCGACCGTCCACCAGGACACGCCGGAGCGCGTCGACCACCGACGCGCCGCGAAGACCCGAACGCGCGAGGTCTACGACATCTCCGGCGAGCTCACCGACGAGACGCACGCCACCATCGAGGTCCACGGCGAGGGCGGCCTCTACATCAAGGAGCTCGTCTCCAGCGACAACGGCCGCACTGAGCCGAGCGTCTCCGGGCTCGTCGGCGTCCACGGCTACGTCACCGAACTCGACGTCGTCTCCGTCGAGGGCGAGGACGAGGCCTTCGAGGACCCCGCGTTCTTCCTCGACGAGTGA
- the secF gene encoding protein translocase subunit SecF: protein MPSFEIPEVDFSRYSNRQLASVPLALIALALVVLVAWTVVFGHPVTPGFEFTGGTEITVQAAGGQPAIQQAFSAEITSIQPVRSQADTYIVTFQSTNLEQLTQSANAAFGAENVLSKQSVSPSFGASAQQTAVFGLGVAFAGMAIVVFALFRTLVPSGAVVVSALGDILVPMALMNVFGIKLSLGTVAALLMLIGYSVDSDILLTNHVLRRSGGFYESVDRAMKTGVTMTVTSLCAMAVMAVVAYLFGIDLMASIGIILVFGLATDLVNTYMLNLSLLRWYKYEGVAR, encoded by the coding sequence ATGCCCTCGTTCGAGATACCGGAGGTGGACTTCAGCCGGTACTCGAACCGCCAGCTAGCGAGCGTCCCGTTGGCGCTCATCGCTCTCGCGTTGGTGGTTCTCGTCGCGTGGACCGTCGTGTTCGGCCATCCCGTGACGCCCGGCTTCGAGTTCACCGGAGGTACAGAGATCACGGTGCAAGCCGCGGGCGGACAACCCGCGATTCAGCAGGCGTTCTCCGCGGAGATCACGAGCATCCAGCCGGTGCGCTCGCAGGCCGACACGTACATCGTGACGTTCCAGTCGACGAACCTCGAACAGCTCACGCAGTCAGCGAACGCGGCGTTCGGCGCTGAGAACGTCCTCTCGAAGCAGTCCGTCTCGCCCTCCTTCGGGGCGAGCGCGCAGCAGACCGCGGTGTTCGGGCTCGGCGTCGCGTTCGCCGGGATGGCCATCGTCGTGTTCGCGCTCTTCCGCACGCTCGTGCCGAGCGGCGCGGTCGTCGTCTCCGCGCTCGGCGACATCCTCGTGCCGATGGCGCTGATGAACGTCTTCGGCATCAAGCTCTCGCTCGGCACGGTCGCCGCGCTCTTGATGCTCATCGGTTACTCCGTCGACTCGGACATCCTCCTGACGAACCACGTACTCAGGCGGAGCGGCGGGTTCTACGAATCCGTCGACCGCGCGATGAAGACCGGTGTGACGATGACGGTGACGTCGCTCTGTGCGATGGCCGTGATGGCCGTCGTCGCCTACCTCTTCGGCATCGACCTGATGGCGTCCATCGGGATCATCCTCGTCTTCGGGCTCGCGACTGACCTCGTGAACACCTACATGCTCAACCTCAGCCTCCTTCGCTGGTACAAGTACGAGGGGGTGGCGCGATGA
- a CDS encoding methylated-DNA--[protein]-cysteine S-methyltransferase: MEFDAFGYPLSLDESRVEESGRDVRSEVRAYLDGEREVFDLTVDYPEGFVGDVMRVMTSIPYGETMTYGEVAAELDSAAVAVGQACGKNPVPPVVPCHRVVAADGLGGYSGEGGVELKRRLLELEGAGRVPQRKL, from the coding sequence ATGGAGTTCGACGCGTTCGGGTATCCGCTCAGCCTCGACGAGTCGCGGGTCGAAGAGTCCGGGCGCGACGTGCGAAGCGAAGTCCGCGCGTACCTCGACGGGGAGCGCGAGGTATTCGACCTGACAGTCGACTACCCCGAGGGGTTCGTCGGCGACGTGATGCGGGTGATGACGTCGATTCCGTACGGGGAGACGATGACGTACGGCGAGGTCGCCGCGGAGCTCGATAGCGCGGCGGTCGCGGTGGGGCAGGCGTGCGGGAAGAACCCGGTGCCGCCGGTCGTGCCCTGCCACCGCGTCGTCGCCGCGGACGGCCTCGGTGGGTACTCGGGGGAGGGCGGCGTCGAGTTGAAACGCCGCCTCTTGGAGTTAGAGGGCGCGGGCCGAGTGCCACAGCGGAAGCTGTGA
- a CDS encoding DUF5811 family protein: MNANTPYAGPQGAGITGDDLSAGQRRSLRTSVSRIAARTRDFLPDEFVVGSEVRDGRDGLQVTVAVRPPVGNPVSAGFRPDFDADADDLIPADERDEVARGLAASAALQVKQVMTSDKYTPTAR, translated from the coding sequence ATGAACGCGAACACGCCGTACGCGGGACCGCAGGGGGCGGGAATTACCGGCGACGACCTGTCGGCGGGTCAGCGCCGGTCGCTTCGGACGTCCGTCTCCCGTATCGCGGCACGGACGCGCGACTTCCTCCCCGACGAGTTCGTCGTCGGCTCGGAGGTCCGGGACGGCCGCGACGGCCTCCAGGTAACCGTCGCCGTCCGCCCGCCCGTCGGCAACCCCGTCAGCGCCGGCTTCCGCCCGGACTTCGACGCCGACGCCGACGACCTCATCCCCGCCGACGAACGCGACGAAGTCGCCCGCGGCCTCGCCGCCAGCGCCGCGCTCCAAGTGAAACAGGTCATGACCTCCGATAAGTACACGCCGACCGCCCGCTGA
- the rnhB gene encoding ribonuclease HII yields MMRFGVDEAGKGPVLGSMFAACVAADPADLPDGVADSKTLTPARREELDAHIRDVGRVGVAEISSERIDAPDTDMNSLTVAAHARAIAAAFEDASLDDPPAGLCDAGDVDEDRFARRVASRVSFTITLTARHRADEDDALVAAASVVAKVARDAHVDALAARYGDVGSGYPSDPTTRAFLAEHVERHGDLPDCARRSWSTCDDVLAAAEQSSLDAF; encoded by the coding sequence GTGATGCGTTTCGGCGTCGACGAAGCCGGGAAGGGACCCGTCCTGGGGTCGATGTTCGCCGCGTGCGTCGCCGCCGACCCGGCCGACCTGCCCGACGGCGTCGCGGACTCGAAGACGCTCACGCCCGCCCGCCGCGAGGAACTCGACGCGCACATCCGGGACGTCGGCCGCGTCGGCGTCGCCGAAATCTCCAGCGAGCGCATCGACGCGCCCGACACCGACATGAACTCGCTCACCGTGGCCGCTCACGCGCGAGCCATCGCGGCGGCGTTCGAGGACGCGTCGCTCGACGACCCACCCGCGGGCCTCTGCGACGCCGGCGACGTCGACGAGGACCGCTTCGCTCGACGCGTCGCCTCCCGCGTCTCTTTCACTATCACCCTCACTGCGCGCCACCGCGCGGACGAAGACGACGCCCTCGTCGCCGCCGCGAGCGTCGTCGCCAAAGTCGCCCGCGACGCGCACGTCGACGCCCTCGCCGCCCGCTACGGCGACGTCGGGAGCGGCTACCCCAGCGACCCGACCACCCGCGCGTTCCTCGCCGAGCACGTCGAACGCCACGGCGACCTCCCGGACTGCGCGCGGCGCTCCTGGAGCACGTGCGACGACGTGCTCGCCGCCGCCGAACAGTCCAGTCTCGACGCCTTTTGA